A single genomic interval of Macadamia integrifolia cultivar HAES 741 chromosome 6, SCU_Mint_v3, whole genome shotgun sequence harbors:
- the LOC122082064 gene encoding uncharacterized protein LOC122082064: MVHDILPTDDVVQKRGIALVSKCSLCGMEAETTAHIFLQCSYSEDIWLFFCGCFNVSWKKAGTMPDFLKWWKRKHKSVCCKDAWIMGLLTLADHIWCERNSRRHDGKAIPARHLKQMILKYIQSAKPSTKGEVKTTTDLICCRKLGIPIQHFPPQSILEVFWCRPDVNWIKLNFDGSSRGNPGHARAGGIFRDHRGGILESYKIFMGVSEVFEAEVKGLMVGLMRARELGITCLWVETDSSAVAISIQQKKILWFALQRWIFLQPYLESITWKITHNFREANSIADYLVRDAAKTGISATNIDFPAHIKDLIRRDSEGRPNYRFD, from the coding sequence ATGGTGCATGACATTCTCCCTACAGATGATGTTGTTCAGAAGAGGGGCATAGCCCTTGTCTCTAAATGCAGCTTATGTGGAATGGAGGCTGAGACAACGGCTCATATATTCCTTCAATGCTCCTACTCGGAGGATATATGGCTCTTTTTTTGTGGGTGCTTCAATGTGTCATGGAAGAAAGCTGGAACCATGCCTGATTTCCTcaaatggtggaaaagaaaacaCAAATCTGTTTGCTGTAAAGATGCGTGGATCATGGGGTTACTAACATTGGCTGATCATATTTGGTGCGAAAGAAATAGTAGAAGGCATGATGGTAAGGCAATACCGGCAAGACAcctgaagcagatgattctaAAGTATATTCAATCCGCTAAACCAAGCACCAAAGGTGAAGTTAAGACAACAACTGATCTCATTTGTTGCAGGAAGCTTGGTATTCCGATTCAGCATTTTCCCCCTCAATCGATCTTAGAGGTTTTCTGGTGTAGGCCCGATgtaaattggattaaattgaattttgacgGAAGCTCAAGGGGCAACCCAGGTCACGCAAGAGCAGGCGGGATTTTTCGTGATCACAGGGGAGGCATTCTTgaatcctataaaatttttatgggagTCTCGGAAGTCTTTGAAGCTGAAGTCAAAGGCCTTATGGTGGGGCTGATGCGAGCTCGGGAGTTGGGCATTACATGTCTGTGGGTGGAGACGGATTCTAGTGCAGTTGCAATCTCTATccagcaaaagaaaattctatGGTTTGCATTGCAGAGATGGATCTTCCTGCAACCATATTTAGAGAGTAtcacatggaaaataactcacaacttcagagaagcGAACTCAATTGCCGACTACCTGGTAAGAGATGCGGCGAAGACAGGGATATCAGCCACAAATATCGATTTCCCTGCCCACATAAAGGATCTTATCAGAAGAGATTCCGAGGGCAGGccaaactatagatttgattag